The proteins below are encoded in one region of Tautonia rosea:
- a CDS encoding protein-L-isoaspartate(D-aspartate) O-methyltransferase, with the protein MPDRPDPLALDLVNHLRQRGISNANVLDAILRIPRDQFVTDSIRSNAWEDRALPISCDQTISQPFMVALMTQELALTGSEKVLEIGTGSGYQTAVLARLAREVFTVERHAALSSEARKRLEDQLRLKILRFRVGDGTVGWPEEAPFDRILVTAAAPNLPISLFEQLAEGGRIVLPIGSESQQQLQVIDRKNGKPVPFHSVPCRFVPLVGEHGWNERP; encoded by the coding sequence ATGCCCGATCGGCCTGATCCGCTTGCCCTGGACCTTGTGAATCATCTCCGACAACGGGGTATCAGTAACGCGAACGTCCTCGATGCGATCCTGCGGATTCCTCGTGACCAATTTGTAACGGACTCGATCCGATCGAATGCCTGGGAAGATCGGGCACTGCCGATCTCCTGTGATCAAACCATTAGCCAGCCCTTCATGGTCGCGCTGATGACCCAGGAACTTGCTCTGACGGGTTCAGAGAAGGTCCTCGAAATCGGGACTGGGAGTGGATATCAAACCGCCGTTCTTGCTCGACTCGCACGCGAGGTGTTTACCGTTGAGCGTCACGCAGCTCTCTCCTCAGAGGCTCGCAAACGGCTCGAAGATCAGCTACGGCTGAAAATTCTAAGGTTTCGTGTTGGAGACGGAACGGTCGGATGGCCGGAAGAGGCGCCGTTCGACCGAATTCTCGTAACGGCGGCAGCCCCCAATCTCCCCATCTCCTTGTTCGAACAACTGGCCGAAGGGGGGCGAATCGTGCTCCCGATCGGCTCGGAATCGCAGCAACAGCTTCAGGTCATCGATCGAAAAAACGGTAAGCCGGTTCCCTTTCATTCCGTTCCCTGCCGGTTTGTTCCCCTGGTGGGCGAACACGGATGGAATGAGCGACCCTGA
- a CDS encoding glutamate synthase, whose protein sequence is MNQQPSAFEIPVALVRDYQQINRELIQALDSGHRLIRLTEVEGQRLLASRLRGSWSAVIEVLGNAGPELASELDAPEVTIFCRGSAADGAGRGLRSGRLVISDGAGDALGALMVGGTIIVRGKAGHRAGLRQRGGSLVLLGGAGRLLADRQSGGLIFVESNQITSASGRGRSKGRLVPLPDPLRKIDSLATEDANALSIALEGLPDAFFLAFDPKPQNE, encoded by the coding sequence ATGAACCAGCAGCCCTCGGCGTTTGAAATCCCGGTGGCGCTGGTCCGTGACTACCAGCAGATCAACCGGGAATTGATCCAGGCCCTCGATTCCGGGCATCGGCTCATCCGATTGACCGAGGTCGAGGGCCAGCGACTGCTGGCATCGAGGCTTCGAGGTTCCTGGTCTGCCGTGATTGAAGTCCTCGGCAACGCCGGCCCCGAACTGGCATCTGAATTGGATGCTCCAGAAGTGACCATTTTCTGCCGAGGGTCCGCTGCTGACGGCGCCGGTCGAGGGCTCCGCTCAGGGCGTCTCGTGATCTCGGACGGAGCGGGCGATGCTCTGGGAGCCTTGATGGTCGGTGGCACGATCATCGTTCGAGGAAAGGCAGGCCATCGAGCCGGCCTCCGCCAGCGAGGAGGCTCTCTGGTCTTGCTTGGTGGAGCAGGTCGACTGCTCGCCGATCGTCAATCCGGTGGCCTGATCTTTGTCGAGAGCAACCAGATCACCTCGGCCTCAGGTCGAGGTCGCTCGAAAGGCCGATTGGTTCCCCTTCCCGATCCTCTTAGGAAAATCGATTCGCTCGCGACGGAGGACGCAAACGCCCTTTCAATCGCTCTTGAAGGCCTTCCTGATGCGTTTTTCTTGGCATTCGATCCCAAGCCCCAGAACGAGTAA
- a CDS encoding acetyl ornithine aminotransferase family protein — MSLDVPLSRREPGIITDHLPGPRAAAWIARDERVTSPSYTRMYPLVVRRARGAMMEDLDGNCFLDFTAGIAVTNAGHCHPRVVKAIRNQARRLIHMSGTDFFYRPQIRLAETLARMVPGPSPKRVFFSNSGAEAIEAALKLARYHTGRPRAIAFRGAFHGRTYGAMSLTASKSIQRKGFSPLVPEIQHATYGDLSSLRTLFRTTCPPEETAAIFVEPIQGEGGYIVPPDEFLPGLRSLCDEHGILLVLDEIQSGIGRTGRLLASEHWGVHGDIVCLAKGLANGLPLGAIVASETIMDWTPGSHASTFGGNPIACSAALATLQLIEHRYAHNAQERGEELSNGLRDLAKLHPCVVDVRGKGLMIGMEIGSPKGPNPEFRDRIILEAFHRGLLLLPCGPSTIRFCPPLCLTARQVEIGLELLRSAMAALCGDCPFSPRRPDVAHVHSGQHLPSDEAS, encoded by the coding sequence ATGTCTCTCGATGTTCCTCTCTCACGTCGCGAACCAGGGATCATCACCGACCATCTTCCCGGCCCGCGTGCGGCGGCCTGGATTGCCCGGGATGAACGGGTCACCTCCCCCTCGTATACCCGGATGTATCCGCTGGTCGTCCGGAGAGCTCGAGGGGCGATGATGGAGGATTTAGACGGGAACTGCTTTCTCGACTTCACGGCGGGAATTGCCGTAACCAATGCGGGGCATTGCCATCCTCGGGTGGTCAAGGCGATCCGCAATCAAGCCCGCCGCTTGATTCACATGTCGGGAACCGATTTTTTTTATCGTCCCCAGATTCGACTTGCGGAAACGCTCGCTCGAATGGTGCCGGGGCCTTCTCCAAAACGCGTATTCTTCTCGAACAGCGGGGCCGAGGCCATTGAGGCCGCCTTGAAGCTTGCGCGTTATCACACGGGCCGTCCTCGAGCGATCGCGTTTCGGGGAGCCTTCCACGGCCGAACTTACGGCGCGATGAGTCTGACCGCCTCCAAGTCAATCCAGCGCAAAGGCTTCTCACCACTTGTCCCTGAAATTCAGCATGCCACCTATGGCGATCTCTCAAGCCTTCGTACCCTGTTTCGTACCACTTGTCCGCCGGAAGAAACCGCCGCGATTTTTGTCGAGCCGATCCAGGGTGAAGGGGGATACATCGTTCCCCCCGACGAGTTTCTCCCTGGCTTGCGATCGTTGTGTGATGAGCATGGAATCTTACTCGTCCTTGACGAAATTCAGTCGGGGATCGGACGGACTGGGCGGCTGTTGGCCTCGGAGCACTGGGGAGTCCACGGCGATATTGTCTGCCTGGCCAAGGGGCTGGCCAATGGATTGCCGCTTGGAGCCATTGTCGCCTCGGAAACGATCATGGACTGGACTCCCGGAAGCCACGCAAGTACCTTTGGTGGTAATCCCATTGCGTGCTCGGCAGCCCTGGCCACACTTCAACTCATTGAGCATCGTTATGCCCACAATGCTCAGGAGCGTGGGGAAGAGCTCTCGAACGGTCTGAGAGACCTGGCCAAACTTCATCCCTGCGTGGTCGATGTTCGCGGCAAAGGCCTGATGATCGGCATGGAGATTGGTTCTCCAAAGGGGCCGAATCCTGAGTTCCGCGATCGAATCATCCTGGAAGCGTTTCATCGGGGATTACTGCTCCTGCCTTGCGGCCCCAGCACGATTCGCTTCTGCCCTCCACTTTGCCTGACCGCCAGACAGGTCGAAATCGGTCTCGAGTTGCTTCGTTCCGCGATGGCTGCGCTCTGTGGAGACTGTCCTTTCTCCCCTCGACGTCCCGACGTCGCTCACGTTCACTCTGGTCAGCATCTCCCGTCTGACGAGGCCTCCTGA
- a CDS encoding MBL fold metallo-hydrolase: MVERRFVFPGVIELNVQARRRLGVNIYLIDGGNEYILIDVGFLDELGDVLELIRQMNYSLSGCKMIVATHADADHTQGLARARELLKCPVVAHPKSVAPLESGDEVTTYARIDAQNIHIPMPPCKVDRTIDEGDILEVGDKRLEVWSTPGHTAGQLSFRMGELLFSGDNIFRDGSVGVIDAHHGSNLPDFVNSLRRIRAADVEYLLPSHGPIFRKKIELIDATIARLETYMHLADFGTCAVDWPLLDEWEEELASGKLPI, encoded by the coding sequence ATGGTCGAGCGACGCTTTGTGTTTCCCGGGGTCATCGAGCTCAATGTCCAGGCTCGCCGGCGGCTGGGAGTGAATATCTACCTGATCGACGGTGGCAACGAGTACATCCTGATCGACGTCGGGTTCCTCGATGAGTTAGGAGACGTACTGGAACTGATTCGACAAATGAATTACAGCCTCTCGGGCTGTAAAATGATCGTTGCAACGCATGCCGACGCGGATCACACACAGGGACTTGCCCGTGCCCGAGAACTGCTGAAATGCCCGGTTGTTGCGCACCCGAAATCAGTCGCCCCGCTTGAGTCGGGAGACGAAGTGACCACGTACGCCCGCATTGATGCCCAAAACATTCACATCCCGATGCCTCCCTGCAAGGTGGATCGGACGATCGACGAAGGAGACATTCTTGAGGTCGGCGACAAGCGTCTGGAAGTCTGGAGCACCCCGGGCCACACAGCCGGTCAACTCTCGTTTCGGATGGGTGAACTTCTGTTTTCAGGAGACAACATTTTCCGGGATGGAAGTGTGGGTGTGATTGATGCACACCACGGCTCGAATCTTCCGGATTTCGTCAACAGTCTCAGAAGAATCCGCGCAGCGGATGTTGAATATCTTCTCCCCTCTCATGGACCGATCTTCCGAAAAAAGATCGAACTGATCGACGCGACGATTGCCCGCTTGGAAACATATATGCACCTCGCTGATTTCGGGACCTGCGCCGTCGACTGGCCGCTTCTTGACGAATGGGAGGAAGAGCTGGCTTCGGGAAAGCTCCCTATCTGA
- a CDS encoding polysaccharide biosynthesis/export family protein — MPLLALIACGCQTVRTPEEKIAQSNLPRELEKTSMPEYVVEPPDLIRIEVLEALPGRPITGERLVRPDGKVSLDFYGDIYVAGLTVSEVKEKVIIHLRQFLTDEALGLIELNPDTLEYEKIPPKESNRIFVDISSYNSKVYYIQGDVIQPGRLVLTGNETVLDAINYAGGLLPTAATQNIRLVRPAPPGACCAQVLPVNLAAIVNVGDTTTNYQLMPGDRIVVYRDPIVRTSVFLNRIAEPFFTVVNGIQIYSFASQSLRFLNIPLGGQQNTPIIPNPADPALGVR; from the coding sequence GTGCCGCTGCTCGCCCTGATCGCCTGCGGATGTCAGACGGTCAGGACTCCCGAGGAGAAGATTGCTCAGAGCAATCTGCCGCGGGAACTTGAAAAAACTTCGATGCCGGAGTATGTCGTCGAGCCGCCGGACCTGATCCGGATTGAGGTGCTCGAAGCATTGCCCGGTCGACCGATTACAGGCGAACGCCTCGTACGTCCAGACGGAAAGGTCTCGCTTGATTTCTACGGCGATATTTACGTTGCCGGTTTGACCGTTTCTGAGGTCAAAGAAAAAGTTATCATTCACCTCCGTCAGTTTCTGACGGATGAAGCACTCGGTCTGATCGAGTTAAATCCTGACACACTCGAATACGAAAAGATTCCTCCAAAAGAATCGAATCGGATTTTTGTCGACATCTCCTCGTACAACAGCAAGGTTTATTACATTCAGGGAGATGTCATTCAGCCAGGCCGATTGGTTCTGACTGGCAATGAAACGGTGCTCGACGCGATCAACTATGCGGGGGGATTGCTTCCGACTGCGGCAACCCAGAACATTCGATTGGTACGTCCCGCACCTCCTGGGGCATGTTGTGCCCAGGTCTTGCCGGTGAATCTTGCGGCCATTGTGAATGTAGGTGATACCACGACAAATTATCAACTGATGCCTGGTGATCGAATCGTTGTCTATCGTGACCCGATCGTTCGAACCAGCGTCTTTCTCAATCGAATTGCTGAACCGTTCTTCACGGTCGTCAACGGCATTCAGATTTACTCCTTTGCATCTCAAAGTCTGAGGTTCCTCAACATTCCGCTCGGTGGTCAACAGAATACACCCATAATTCCCAATCCTGCTGATCCTGCCCTGGGTGTTCGCTAA
- a CDS encoding Spy/CpxP family protein refolding chaperone, producing MQRPHQLTLALGLFVILTAPVLAQRPGGPGQGSPGRQGGMRGMQGGLVQILSMPPVIDELGLSDDQTQKIRSIADQLREDMMSRMQEARAELGDLGPDARRERFEEMIRTLDETAQSQLKDVLKPEQMTRVQQVQIQMQGVQAFENPRVKEALHLDEEQRSQLSELLETYRAESQTLMSNAREAEDRGQIMRELMELRRSTLDQAMSILTVEQKASWKELTGEPFQMGPGAGGRGGFGPGGRPGPGGRPGPGGSPSSR from the coding sequence ATGCAACGACCTCATCAACTCACACTCGCTCTCGGCCTGTTCGTAATTCTCACTGCCCCGGTTCTGGCTCAGCGGCCCGGTGGGCCTGGCCAGGGTAGTCCGGGTCGGCAGGGTGGGATGAGGGGCATGCAAGGAGGGCTGGTCCAGATCCTCTCAATGCCTCCCGTGATTGACGAACTGGGTCTTTCTGACGACCAAACCCAAAAAATTCGGTCCATTGCCGATCAACTCCGCGAAGACATGATGAGCCGGATGCAGGAAGCCCGTGCTGAACTCGGCGATCTCGGGCCTGATGCTCGTCGCGAACGCTTTGAAGAGATGATCCGAACGCTGGATGAGACAGCTCAAAGCCAGTTGAAGGATGTGCTCAAACCCGAGCAGATGACCCGGGTGCAGCAGGTTCAAATTCAAATGCAAGGCGTTCAGGCATTTGAGAACCCAAGGGTGAAGGAAGCCCTTCATCTCGATGAAGAACAGCGGTCTCAACTCTCTGAGTTGCTTGAGACCTACCGAGCTGAGTCACAAACCCTGATGTCCAATGCGAGGGAAGCTGAAGACCGGGGCCAGATCATGCGGGAATTGATGGAGCTCCGCCGAAGCACGCTCGACCAGGCCATGTCCATACTTACTGTCGAGCAAAAAGCCTCATGGAAAGAACTGACAGGTGAACCCTTCCAAATGGGACCTGGAGCGGGAGGCCGAGGAGGCTTCGGCCCTGGCGGTCGTCCTGGACCGGGAGGCCGCCCCGGACCGGGTGGTTCTCCCAGTTCTCGCTGA
- a CDS encoding HEAT repeat domain-containing protein, whose product MIDAMAPAWARNLSRGLALLLVVGGLGLLPPMSAKAQQEDDQTTNEADQDAPADGELTPEKQDQQEVLADSIYVDPVAASIMRGRYDQLHTSVLVPPNTDRTIAQMARGAGRLDAGLIDRFIKYSARQLTDHDNINAVMSNGQSSRIQSIEEAGKYLMLPYTEVPKSQQDRRFLQEFNARLLGVAPDLLKNHLYSRVQVMQALSRMGDPVALNLFLTQLRDPDQPLIVKQLAAEGVRRIAVEAGDSISTADRENAANALVEFLRGHPDAYWLSQARALQAIGTLRQISGIQNRDQAVFANEVLAILSMPEQRPESRSWAAWALGMLEVPPNYPQLNFTLAAYQIGSLAVEIGQRIVDLSDPRELETYNPERVKYLTALIVAPLFSSLDGASEFRGSGLRNTRGLGPHQQYVVRVHQLVRQLAVASVELTNARGAQIPAARDRVIGRLNELRTFLTENRPEDGTFVSGGREFALQDAS is encoded by the coding sequence ATGATCGATGCGATGGCACCGGCTTGGGCGCGGAACCTCAGCCGAGGGCTCGCTTTACTTCTGGTCGTGGGAGGGCTCGGGTTGCTCCCGCCGATGTCGGCCAAGGCGCAACAAGAGGACGACCAGACTACGAATGAAGCCGACCAAGATGCGCCGGCAGACGGCGAGTTGACTCCCGAAAAGCAAGACCAGCAAGAGGTTCTTGCGGATTCGATTTATGTCGATCCGGTCGCCGCGTCGATCATGCGGGGCAGGTACGACCAGTTGCACACAAGCGTCCTCGTCCCTCCGAATACCGATCGAACCATTGCTCAAATGGCTCGGGGTGCAGGGCGGCTCGACGCAGGCTTGATCGACCGCTTTATCAAGTATTCCGCCCGTCAGTTAACCGATCACGATAATATCAATGCGGTCATGTCCAACGGCCAAAGCTCACGCATCCAGTCAATTGAAGAAGCGGGTAAGTACCTCATGCTGCCCTACACTGAGGTACCGAAGTCCCAGCAGGATCGACGATTCCTTCAAGAGTTCAATGCTCGGCTGCTGGGCGTGGCTCCCGATCTCCTCAAAAATCACCTCTACTCCCGTGTTCAGGTCATGCAGGCTCTGAGCCGAATGGGAGATCCGGTTGCCCTGAACCTTTTCCTGACCCAACTTCGGGATCCAGACCAGCCATTGATTGTCAAGCAACTGGCTGCAGAGGGAGTGCGACGCATCGCGGTGGAGGCGGGAGATTCAATTTCGACTGCAGACCGTGAGAACGCGGCCAACGCCCTTGTCGAATTTCTTCGCGGTCATCCCGACGCCTACTGGTTGTCTCAGGCTCGCGCTTTGCAGGCGATCGGCACACTTCGCCAAATCTCGGGAATCCAGAATCGTGATCAAGCTGTCTTCGCCAATGAAGTGCTTGCGATCCTAAGTATGCCCGAACAACGCCCCGAAAGTCGATCCTGGGCAGCCTGGGCCCTTGGCATGCTTGAGGTTCCTCCGAATTACCCGCAGTTAAATTTCACCCTCGCTGCCTATCAGATCGGTTCGCTCGCCGTCGAGATCGGACAACGCATTGTTGACTTGAGTGATCCCCGCGAACTTGAGACCTACAATCCGGAGCGAGTGAAGTATCTGACGGCGCTTATCGTCGCACCGCTCTTCTCATCCCTCGATGGAGCCTCCGAATTCCGGGGATCAGGATTACGCAATACGCGTGGGCTGGGGCCGCATCAGCAGTATGTAGTGCGGGTTCATCAGTTAGTCCGCCAACTTGCCGTCGCTTCGGTTGAACTCACCAACGCCCGAGGGGCTCAGATTCCCGCGGCTCGTGATCGTGTGATCGGCAGACTTAATGAATTGCGAACGTTCCTCACCGAGAATCGTCCCGAGGATGGAACCTTCGTCTCGGGAGGTCGGGAATTCGCACTTCAGGACGCATCTTGA
- the recJ gene encoding single-stranded-DNA-specific exonuclease RecJ: MSHRWHLRPSDPAQVDWFARETRVPPLVAQILLNRKINDPAKARDYLDVRRTKLHDPELLPGAVDAADRIVRAIEQNRKIVIYGDYDVDGVCGTSILWSCLRLAGANDVEYYIPRRVEEGYGLNSEALTRIASEHAGQVVVTVDCGITSLKEAKLARSLGIELIVTDHHTIGPDLPEADALVHPRLPGGEYPFGELCGAGVAFKLAWQVCKSFGDGKRASPHLREFLLGAFGLVALATVADMVPLEDENRIFVRYGLDTIHADPSLGLSALMRVANCLGKKKLTTGSVGFGLAPRINAAGRLECAMMAVEMLTTSDPARAQSLAEELDTCNRRRQEIEHSIVSEARQMVDALGGLGERGAVVLGHPEWHPGVIGIVAGRLAELYHRPSIVMALRDDLCQGSGRSIPGFDLYDAIRSCSSGLLGFGGHRAAAGLRMKPSDFPSFAERFDHHCRGILTEEQKLRCLEIDAEVRLADLSLKIVEWIEALEPYGIGNPRPVLSTSGVRIMGQPRIVGERKNHVQLRLSQNGTTVKAIAWNMAERLGALPAGTECAVAFLPSINEWNGRREVQLEIRDVQVGTGGEQTHARSA; the protein is encoded by the coding sequence ATGTCGCACCGCTGGCATCTTCGACCAAGTGATCCGGCTCAGGTGGATTGGTTTGCCCGAGAAACCCGGGTCCCTCCGCTGGTCGCGCAGATTCTCCTGAATCGTAAGATCAACGATCCGGCGAAGGCCAGAGACTACCTTGATGTCCGTCGAACAAAGCTGCACGACCCTGAGCTTCTTCCCGGGGCGGTTGATGCTGCCGATCGGATCGTCCGAGCGATCGAACAGAATCGAAAAATCGTCATCTACGGAGACTACGACGTAGATGGGGTCTGTGGTACCAGCATCCTCTGGTCTTGCCTTCGGCTAGCAGGTGCCAACGATGTCGAGTACTACATCCCACGGCGGGTCGAAGAAGGCTATGGTCTGAACAGCGAGGCATTGACCCGGATCGCCTCCGAGCACGCGGGGCAGGTTGTTGTTACCGTTGATTGTGGGATCACCTCGCTCAAGGAAGCAAAGCTTGCTCGGTCACTTGGAATCGAACTGATCGTCACTGATCACCACACGATCGGACCAGACCTTCCCGAAGCTGATGCGCTCGTCCATCCCCGCTTACCGGGAGGAGAGTATCCCTTTGGTGAGCTCTGTGGCGCAGGAGTGGCGTTCAAGCTGGCCTGGCAAGTCTGCAAGAGCTTTGGTGATGGGAAACGGGCGTCCCCTCACCTCCGTGAATTCCTACTGGGAGCATTCGGCCTTGTGGCTCTGGCCACTGTTGCAGACATGGTACCGCTCGAAGACGAGAATCGTATCTTCGTCCGATATGGCCTGGATACGATTCACGCAGACCCCTCTCTAGGACTCAGCGCGTTGATGCGTGTGGCCAATTGCCTGGGAAAGAAGAAGCTCACGACTGGGAGTGTCGGATTCGGTCTGGCCCCTCGGATCAACGCTGCAGGAAGGCTCGAATGTGCCATGATGGCCGTTGAGATGCTCACGACTTCCGACCCGGCTCGAGCCCAGTCACTGGCCGAAGAACTCGACACTTGCAACCGCCGCCGGCAAGAAATCGAACACTCGATCGTCTCTGAAGCTCGACAGATGGTCGACGCACTCGGCGGGCTCGGTGAACGGGGAGCGGTCGTGCTCGGGCATCCTGAGTGGCACCCTGGAGTCATTGGCATCGTCGCTGGCCGCTTGGCCGAACTCTACCATCGTCCGAGCATCGTAATGGCCCTCCGAGATGACCTCTGCCAGGGGTCGGGACGATCCATTCCGGGGTTCGATCTTTATGATGCGATCCGATCCTGTTCTTCTGGCCTCCTCGGCTTTGGGGGACACCGAGCGGCTGCCGGACTTCGCATGAAACCGTCCGATTTCCCATCGTTTGCGGAACGGTTCGATCATCACTGTCGAGGCATCTTGACTGAAGAACAAAAACTTCGATGTCTCGAGATCGATGCAGAGGTTCGGCTGGCCGACTTGAGCCTGAAGATTGTCGAGTGGATTGAGGCGTTGGAACCGTACGGCATTGGTAACCCTCGTCCGGTCCTCTCCACCAGCGGGGTCCGAATCATGGGACAGCCTCGGATCGTGGGAGAACGCAAGAACCATGTCCAGCTCCGCCTCTCCCAGAATGGCACCACGGTGAAGGCGATTGCCTGGAATATGGCTGAACGGCTTGGAGCACTGCCCGCTGGCACCGAATGCGCTGTGGCATTTCTTCCGTCGATCAACGAATGGAACGGACGTCGTGAGGTTCAGTTGGAAATACGCGACGTTCAGGTTGGTACTGGCGGAGAACAGACTCATGCCCGATCGGCCTGA